A genomic region of Bernardetia sp. ABR2-2B contains the following coding sequences:
- a CDS encoding tetratricopeptide repeat protein — MKLFVLTLIFCLSSLTILKAQGTSNLDSLETTIENLSWKELNSMGKDLRSKANYPESEIYFKKALQVAKKQNGKDSLYAVSCRELGIVYYYQGNYDETELLWLEAKNIREKILGKEHPDYTESCSNIMSLYYQQGLYQKAEPLCIEAKNIREQILGKESIEYASSCNNLAALYYKQGLYQKAEPLYIEAKKITEKILGKEHPDYATYCSNLAVLYSNQDLYQKAELLYIEAKNIREKMLGKEHPDYATSCDNLAFLYQEQGLYQKAEPLCIKAKNIREKVLGKEHPNYAQSCDNVARLYHRQGLYQKAESLYIEAKNIREKILGKEHPDYAISCNNLAKVYKSQELYQKAEPLYIETIENKKKQIAITFPTLSESEKQEYFSSINVLFTNYIKLSTEYYSTNKAISKNIFNQQLFTKGIIFSSTQKMKQQILSSGDSTLINQYEDWKTQKEDYISLLQTPISERDSSINLKEIAFQINELERKISKKSVTFKENTQVKEYLWLDVQKKLEKDEATIELIRLVREDKQGNPKDTVYVALILTDQTKESPELLVLENGNELENGALSFYQNNIDFQLEDTESYNQYWKPIQDKLDSLASITNTEEYSKVYFSADGIYHKLNLNTLLNPKTNKFLIEEQNIQLITSSRDLIEQKSNLKKNFKEYNAYLLGYPSYNLNGEDTLKINGEDRSLNGLQRVIGQQTVVPVLEGTKVETNKITSLLNKKSVSTTLFQNEEATEENIKALQNPTVLHFATHGFFINKITKGEPKTLQEAEDRNLLKNPFLRSGLLLAGCQNPQTGEDDGILSAEEAMNLNLDSTELVVLSACETGLGDIENGEGVYGLQRAFRQAGAKTLLMSLWKVSDEATQLLMVTFYENLLNGKSKREAFKAAQLKLKEKYNEPYYWGAFVMVGE, encoded by the coding sequence ATGAAATTATTTGTACTTACCCTCATTTTTTGTTTGTCTAGTCTTACAATACTAAAAGCACAAGGAACCAGCAATTTAGATAGCTTAGAGACTACAATAGAAAATCTATCTTGGAAAGAATTAAATAGCATGGGAAAAGATTTAAGGAGTAAAGCTAACTACCCAGAATCAGAAATCTATTTTAAAAAAGCACTTCAAGTAGCTAAAAAACAAAACGGAAAAGATAGTTTGTACGCTGTTTCTTGTAGAGAATTAGGAATTGTATATTATTATCAAGGAAATTATGACGAAACAGAACTTCTTTGGTTAGAAGCTAAAAATATAAGAGAAAAAATATTAGGTAAAGAACATCCAGATTATACAGAGTCTTGTAGTAACATAATGAGTTTATACTACCAACAAGGACTATATCAAAAAGCTGAACCTCTATGTATAGAAGCTAAAAATATAAGAGAACAAATACTAGGAAAAGAAAGTATAGAATATGCTAGTTCTTGTAATAACTTAGCTGCTTTGTACTACAAACAGGGCTTATATCAAAAAGCTGAACCTTTATACATAGAAGCAAAAAAAATAACAGAAAAAATACTGGGAAAAGAACATCCTGACTATGCTACATATTGTAGTAATTTGGCTGTTTTATACTCTAATCAAGACTTGTATCAAAAAGCTGAACTTTTATACATAGAAGCAAAAAATATAAGAGAAAAAATGTTAGGTAAAGAACACCCTGATTATGCTACCTCTTGTGATAATCTAGCTTTTTTGTATCAAGAACAAGGCTTATATCAAAAAGCTGAACCTTTGTGTATAAAAGCAAAAAATATAAGAGAAAAAGTATTAGGTAAAGAACACCCAAATTATGCACAGTCTTGTGATAATGTAGCTAGGTTATACCACAGACAAGGACTATATCAAAAAGCTGAATCTCTATATATAGAAGCAAAAAATATAAGAGAAAAAATACTCGGAAAAGAACATCCTGACTATGCTATTTCTTGCAATAATCTAGCTAAAGTATATAAGAGTCAAGAACTATATCAAAAAGCAGAGCCTTTGTATATAGAAACTATAGAAAATAAGAAAAAACAAATAGCAATTACTTTTCCTACACTTTCAGAAAGTGAAAAACAAGAGTACTTTTCTAGTATAAATGTGCTTTTTACGAATTATATAAAACTTTCTACTGAATATTACTCTACTAACAAAGCTATAAGTAAAAATATTTTCAATCAGCAACTTTTTACAAAAGGAATTATTTTTTCTTCTACTCAAAAAATGAAGCAACAGATTCTTTCTAGTGGAGATTCTACATTAATAAATCAATATGAAGATTGGAAAACCCAAAAAGAGGATTATATTTCCTTGCTTCAAACCCCTATTAGTGAAAGAGATAGTAGTATAAATCTCAAAGAAATAGCTTTTCAAATTAATGAGTTAGAAAGAAAAATTTCTAAAAAATCAGTAACCTTTAAAGAAAATACGCAAGTAAAAGAGTATCTGTGGTTAGATGTGCAGAAAAAATTAGAAAAAGATGAAGCTACTATCGAACTCATACGACTGGTTAGAGAGGATAAACAAGGCAATCCAAAAGATACAGTTTATGTTGCTTTGATTCTTACAGACCAAACCAAAGAAAGTCCAGAGCTTTTGGTTTTAGAAAATGGAAACGAGCTAGAAAATGGAGCTTTATCTTTTTATCAAAATAATATTGATTTTCAATTAGAAGACACAGAATCATATAATCAATATTGGAAACCAATACAAGATAAATTAGATAGCCTTGCTAGTATTACAAATACAGAAGAATACTCAAAAGTTTATTTTTCAGCAGATGGAATCTATCACAAACTCAATCTAAATACGCTTTTGAATCCAAAAACAAATAAGTTTTTGATAGAAGAACAAAACATTCAACTCATAACGAGTAGTAGAGACTTGATAGAACAAAAAAGTAATCTAAAAAAGAACTTCAAAGAATATAATGCTTATTTACTGGGTTACCCTTCTTATAACCTCAATGGAGAAGATACTCTAAAAATAAATGGCGAAGATAGAAGTCTGAACGGCTTACAACGTGTGATAGGGCAGCAAACAGTCGTGCCAGTCTTGGAGGGAACAAAAGTAGAAACCAATAAAATCACTTCATTATTAAATAAAAAATCTGTTTCTACTACATTGTTTCAAAATGAAGAAGCAACCGAAGAAAATATAAAAGCACTCCAAAACCCTACTGTTTTACACTTTGCTACTCATGGTTTTTTTATTAATAAAATCACAAAAGGAGAACCCAAAACACTACAAGAAGCAGAAGATAGAAACTTATTAAAAAATCCTTTTTTACGTAGTGGTTTGCTCTTAGCAGGTTGCCAAAACCCACAAACAGGAGAAGATGATGGCATTTTATCTGCCGAAGAAGCAATGAACCTAAATCTTGATAGCACAGAGCTAGTCGTTCTTTCTGCGTGTGAAACAGGTTTGGGAGATATAGAAAATGGCGAGGGCGTTTATGGACTTCAAAGAGCATTCCGTCAGGCAGGGGCAAAGACACTTTTGATGTCGCTTTGGAAAGTAAGTGATGAAGCTACACAACTTTTGATGGTTACTTTTTATGAAAATCTTCTAAATGGAAAATCAAAACGAGAAGCCTTTAAAGCTGCTCAACTAAAACTCAAAGAAAAGTACAACGAACCCTATTATTGGGGTGCTTTTGTGATGGTGGGGGAGTGA